A single Lycorma delicatula isolate Av1 chromosome 12, ASM4794821v1, whole genome shotgun sequence DNA region contains:
- the LOC142332972 gene encoding dihydrofolate reductase-like isoform X2, protein MIAGRKTWQTMDQLTSKPFPNSINIVLSKDHKVEEEVKKYKNTIKCSSLEEAIQKIKENIKNIDQVWVFGGAQTYKTAIESKYFYRLYLSHIYKSYDCDSYFPEDIKLQDSVRIKLLTYNEINNENVPNGIQTDEKTGVKFEVKVYQNKDT, encoded by the exons ATGATAGCAGGTCGCAAGACATGGCAGACAATGGACCAGTTAACATCAAAACCATTCCCAAATTCAATTAATATAGTGTTATCTAAAGACCACAAAGTAgaagaagaagtaaaaaaatataaaaacaccataaAATGTTCATCTCTTGAAGAGGCAAttcaaaaaatcaaagaaaacattaaaaatatcgaTCAG GTATGGGTTTTTGGTGGAGCACAGACTTACAAAACAGCAATTGAatcaaaatatttctacagaTTATATTTATCACACATTTATAAAAGCTACGACTGTGATTCATATTTTCCAGAAGATATAAAACTGCAAGACAGTGTCAGAATCAAACTATTAacttacaatgaaattaataatgaaaacgtACCAAATGGCATACAAACTGATGAAAAAACTGGAGTAAAATTTGAAGTTAAAGTTTATCAAAACAAagatacataa